TGCCATGGGAATTATCCCCGGGAGCGAATTGGAAGTTTTAAGGGTGGCTCCTCTCGGGGACCCCGTTGAGATAAGGATAAAGGGTTACAATTTGTCTTTAAGGAAAGAAGAAGCAAAACAGGTTTACGTTGAGGTGTTATAGCGATGAAGAACTTAAACAATATTCAGCCGGGGTCCAAAGCAGTAATCGTTTTCATTCAGGGAGGAAGAGGCGCTTGCCATCGGCTGGCGGAGCTTGGTCTTTTGCCGGGTGAAAAAGTAACGATGTTTAATAACAGTGGAGCCGGGCCAGTTACAGTCTGTGTGAAGGGTTCTAAATTATCTATCGGGCACGGATTAGCCCAGAAAATAATAGTAAGGGAGGAATAAAAATGGGAATTAAAAGAAAACTAACAGTTGCATTGGCAGGAAATCCCAATTCGGGCAAATCAACGATATTCAATAATTTAACCGGAGCGCGTCAGCATGTTGGAAATTATCCCGGCGTTACGGTGGAAAAAAAAGAAGGAAAAGTCATTTATAAAGATTACGAGATAACTTTTATTGACCTTCCCGGGACATACAGTTTATCTGCCAATTCGGAGGATGAGATTGTAGCCAGCAATTTCATAATTGAAGAGAAGCCGGATATGGTTGTTCATATCGTTGACGCTTCAAATCTTGAAAGAAATCTCTATCTGTATACACAATTGCAGGAACTGGAAGTTCCGGTAATTGTGGCAATGAATATGAGCGATATCGCAGAAAAGAAAGGTCGTAAAATCAACTATTCTGAACTTTCCCGCCTTTTGGGCAAGCCGGTTGTTCCGATGGTAGGCAGCAAAAATAAAGGCACAGAAGATTTGCTGGATATTGCGATTGGTCTTTTTGAAGGGAAAATTAAGATAGAAAAAATAGGGGTTGATTATGGCGAGGATATTAAGTTAGAACTTGAAAAGATATCAGAGTTCCTCAAAAAAGAACCCGATCTTTTTGGCAAATATCCTCTTGGGTGGCTTAGTGTTAAGCTCTTGGAAAATGACCCTTGGGTGGTTACGCTTATCGAAAAGCTACCCGGAGGATGGGAAGTCATTCGACAAAAAGAAAAAAGTAGGCATCATTTAACGCAACGTTTTTCAGATGACACGGAAGTTGTTATTGCGGATAGAAGATACGGTTTTATCAGCGGAGCTTGCACGCAGGTGCAAATTCAGAGCGCGGAAGAGAGACACGATATTTCTGACAAGATTGATAAAGTTGTCTTGAACCGATTCCTGGGCCTGCCTATTTTTGCCGCAGTGATGTACGCTATTTTCAAATTTACCTTTACTTTTTCCGGACCGGTTGTGTGCTGGTTTGAAACATTTTTTGAAAAAGCGGGAGAATTTGCTTCTGCCGTAATCCCCGAAGGTTTAACTCAGTCGTTTGTAGTTGACGGTCTTATCGGCGGAGTAGGCGGGGTATTGGGATTCTTTCCGCTTGTGCTTTTTATGTTTTTTGCGATAGCGTTTTTTGAAGATTCCGGTTATATGGCAAGGGCCGCATTTGTTATGGACAGGATAATGTATAAATTCGGCTTGCATGGTAAATCTTTCCTACCGATGATGATTTCCACAAACGGCTGCGCTGTTCCCGGCATTATG
This genomic interval from bacterium contains the following:
- a CDS encoding ferrous iron transport protein A, with the translated sequence MNQIEILSDLKTRSKGKVKKIMGQPQLKKKLIAMGIIPGSELEVLRVAPLGDPVEIRIKGYNLSLRKEEAKQVYVEVL
- the feoB gene encoding ferrous iron transport protein B gives rise to the protein MGIKRKLTVALAGNPNSGKSTIFNNLTGARQHVGNYPGVTVEKKEGKVIYKDYEITFIDLPGTYSLSANSEDEIVASNFIIEEKPDMVVHIVDASNLERNLYLYTQLQELEVPVIVAMNMSDIAEKKGRKINYSELSRLLGKPVVPMVGSKNKGTEDLLDIAIGLFEGKIKIEKIGVDYGEDIKLELEKISEFLKKEPDLFGKYPLGWLSVKLLENDPWVVTLIEKLPGGWEVIRQKEKSRHHLTQRFSDDTEVVIADRRYGFISGACTQVQIQSAEERHDISDKIDKVVLNRFLGLPIFAAVMYAIFKFTFTFSGPVVCWFETFFEKAGEFASAVIPEGLTQSFVVDGLIGGVGGVLGFFPLVLFMFFAIAFFEDSGYMARAAFVMDRIMYKFGLHGKSFLPMMISTNGCAVPGIMASRTLDNKKDRLITMMVTPFMICGAKLPIFALFIGAFFAAEQGANMMFLMYALSVIIAFGSAWVLKKSVLKTETSHFVMELPPYRVPTIQGLLLKMWERGWLYIKKAGTIILLISIIIWAGFTFPQLEPAKGINEETAASAQMEQSFAGRVGKFVEPVVKPLGMDWRGGVALMAGVVAKEVVVSTMGTIYSLGEVDPEETESLKEALQKDPSWNPLKALAFLMFCLIYLPCFVAIAVFYRESGPSLKWTLFLIFWTTVMAWSASFIVYQGGSLLGLGV
- a CDS encoding FeoA domain-containing protein; this translates as MKNLNNIQPGSKAVIVFIQGGRGACHRLAELGLLPGEKVTMFNNSGAGPVTVCVKGSKLSIGHGLAQKIIVREE